The following proteins are co-located in the Helicobacter pylori genome:
- a CDS encoding bifunctional diaminohydroxyphosphoribosylaminopyrimidine deaminase/5-amino-6-(5-phosphoribosylamino)uracil reductase — protein sequence MRLYESLLEICLNKAWEHQTLALENPSVACMVLDKNHEILSLETHKKAKTPHAEVLAAKSALKILRPGLKNDLEKLEDPKTLSDFLKTHHNNAFKDCVFLITLEPCNSYGKTPACSGLLEILKPKRVVIATEENEAKKGGLARLQKARIDGVVCESLENKAKDLLLPFRIMEQKGRFNLFKLALRMNGDYHHGKITGQKSVVFTHNQRAICDTLIVSGKTIRTDNPLLDARFCDSFYRNKNPNIAILSKHSISPHSKVFSAPNRLVNIFNNPKDLPLEKGFNFIEGGWGLFESLRDKIDALLLHSHASMISEAFNTLALKTPFKGRLLHAQILENEALLWIENS from the coding sequence ATGAGACTTTATGAGAGTTTATTAGAAATTTGCTTGAATAAGGCATGGGAGCATCAAACCCTAGCCCTAGAAAACCCAAGCGTGGCTTGCATGGTGTTAGATAAAAACCATGAAATCTTGAGTTTAGAAACCCACAAAAAAGCCAAAACCCCGCATGCAGAAGTCTTAGCCGCTAAGTCAGCGTTAAAGATTTTACGCCCCGGTTTGAAAAACGATTTAGAAAAATTAGAAGACCCTAAAACTTTAAGCGATTTTTTAAAAACGCACCACAACAACGCTTTTAAAGACTGCGTTTTTTTAATCACCTTAGAGCCATGCAATTCTTATGGCAAAACCCCGGCTTGCAGCGGGTTGTTAGAAATTTTAAAACCTAAAAGAGTGGTCATTGCCACAGAAGAAAACGAAGCTAAAAAAGGGGGTTTAGCAAGGCTACAAAAAGCTCGCATTGATGGGGTGGTTTGTGAGAGTTTGGAAAACAAGGCTAAAGACTTGCTCTTGCCTTTTAGGATAATGGAACAAAAGGGGCGTTTTAATTTGTTCAAACTCGCTTTAAGGATGAATGGGGATTATCATCATGGCAAGATCACCGGGCAAAAAAGCGTTGTTTTTACGCACAACCAGCGAGCAATATGCGACACGCTTATTGTTTCTGGGAAAACCATAAGAACGGACAACCCCTTATTAGACGCTCGCTTTTGCGATAGCTTTTATCGCAATAAAAACCCCAATATCGCTATTTTATCCAAGCACTCAATTAGCCCCCATTCAAAAGTTTTTTCTGCGCCCAATCGTTTGGTTAATATTTTCAACAACCCTAAAGATTTACCCCTAGAGAAAGGGTTTAATTTTATTGAAGGGGGGTGGGGATTGTTTGAGAGTTTGAGGGATAAAATAGATGCGCTGCTTTTGCATTCGCATGCGTCTATGATTAGTGAAGCGTTTAATACGCTCGCTTTAAAAACTCCTTTTAAGGGGCGGTTGTTGCATGCGCAAATCTTAGAAAATGAAGCCCTTTTATGGATAGAAAACTCTTAA
- a CDS encoding tRNA1(Val) (adenine(37)-N6)-methyltransferase produces MDRKLLRLYQPLNAYSYNSDSLFLYDFSRPFIKNSGAILDIGSGCGVLGLLCARDNPLASVHLVEKDSKMAFCSQKNALKFPNAQVFEGDFLDFNPPILYDAIVCNPPFYALGSIKSQIKGHAKHQSELDFASLAAKVKKCLKPKGYFIFCYEALSLCLVVESLKSVKLTLETLRFVQSFKDKNAHLMLGAARNNSKSALKVLPSLITHNSKNQSDNTKEVLSIYQICNTYSIKVLLN; encoded by the coding sequence ATGGATAGAAAACTCTTAAGATTATACCAGCCCTTAAACGCTTATTCTTACAATAGCGATTCGCTTTTTTTATACGATTTTTCACGCCCTTTTATCAAAAATAGCGGCGCGATTTTAGACATAGGCTCAGGGTGTGGGGTTCTAGGCTTGCTCTGTGCTAGAGACAACCCGCTAGCGAGCGTTCATTTAGTGGAAAAGGATAGCAAAATGGCGTTTTGCTCCCAAAAAAACGCCCTTAAATTCCCTAACGCTCAAGTGTTTGAGGGCGATTTTTTAGATTTCAACCCTCCGATTTTGTATGATGCGATCGTGTGCAACCCTCCTTTTTATGCTTTAGGCTCTATTAAATCTCAAATTAAAGGGCATGCGAAACACCAGAGCGAATTAGACTTCGCTTCTTTAGCGGCTAAAGTGAAAAAATGCCTGAAACCTAAAGGGTATTTTATTTTTTGCTATGAAGCTTTGTCGCTTTGCTTGGTGGTAGAGAGCTTAAAAAGCGTTAAGCTCACGCTAGAGACTTTAAGGTTTGTCCAAAGTTTTAAAGACAAAAACGCCCATTTGATGCTTGGAGCGGCCAGGAATAATTCCAAAAGCGCTCTAAAAGTTCTGCCCTCTTTAATCACGCACAATTCCAAAAATCAAAGCGACAACACCAAAGAAGTTTTAAGCATCTATCAAATTTGTAACACTTATTCTATCAAAGTGCTTCTCAATTAG
- a CDS encoding heavy metal translocating P-type ATPase has protein sequence MKCSHCQLEFKESELFKEVINHKELYFCCTGCARVYALLLDLNLESFYDKLNDSTLAPVTPQDSMSALELEQALEENNKGELILNLLLEKTHCNACLWLNQKVLERLKGVKKVSVNFTTHHLQIVFEKSLNPKEIIQKIESLGYGAKIYNAKNYALKAQKEQRSYLLTLSVGFFATMNLMFIAIAKYASYGSASYGGANYGGGMDKLMQRNLDLVSLFLSLLVLVVVGRFFIKGAFYGLKNGVLGMDLSVSFGALSAFVYSLYAMLVSQETYFEASSTILTLVFGSKFLELKARLFANEKCLALESHEIHSVIIVEKDKQIEKHPKDVAIGSVVWVPSGAKIALDGVLLNSASVDASLISGEFKPLELGVNDPILGGYVNVGVPFSYQVSATFQNSRLSSLLETLKKSFLEKPLIESSANQIADIFSKAVLFLAFVSFLLWQFGLGGNFEKALMVCISVLVISCPCAFALATPIALVIGVFKNPLIVFKEALFLETLAKVKKIFIDKTGTLTQKEVLLKEKIIYEEFDERLLKSLLKTREHLAHSAILKLLHGDEVNLEKIEFFAHGLKASYQNETLLVGSLKFLNAMGVGIKAKESTNIMVGFAKNKTLCALFILEERLKANAKEVIQALQNKGLELEILSGDNESSVKECAKKLGISKYHANLTPEDKAQIVSSYQGVCAMVGDGNNDALALKQASVSLGFEKSALSKSACDILLLEEDLSLLEKAFHNAQKVYQVVLQNIVLSLIYNAILIPVAMLGYINPLIASLSMSASSLLVVLNSLRLKRS, from the coding sequence ATGAAATGTTCGCATTGCCAGTTGGAGTTTAAAGAAAGTGAGCTTTTTAAAGAGGTGATCAACCATAAGGAATTGTATTTTTGCTGCACGGGGTGCGCTAGGGTGTATGCGTTATTATTGGATTTGAATTTAGAGAGTTTTTATGACAAATTAAACGATTCCACTTTAGCCCCCGTAACGCCCCAAGATTCAATGAGCGCTTTGGAATTAGAACAAGCCCTTGAAGAAAACAATAAGGGCGAATTAATCCTTAATCTTTTGCTAGAAAAAACGCATTGCAACGCTTGCTTGTGGCTCAATCAAAAGGTTTTAGAGCGCTTAAAGGGGGTTAAAAAAGTGAGCGTGAATTTCACCACCCACCACTTACAAATCGTGTTTGAGAAGTCCTTAAACCCTAAAGAGATTATTCAAAAGATTGAGAGCTTGGGCTATGGGGCTAAAATCTATAACGCAAAAAATTACGCTCTAAAAGCCCAAAAAGAACAGCGCTCCTACTTGCTCACTTTAAGCGTGGGGTTTTTTGCCACCATGAATTTGATGTTTATCGCCATTGCCAAGTATGCGAGTTATGGTAGTGCAAGTTATGGTGGCGCGAATTATGGCGGTGGCATGGATAAACTCATGCAAAGGAATTTGGATCTCGTGTCGCTCTTTTTAAGCTTGTTGGTGTTGGTGGTGGTGGGGCGTTTTTTCATTAAGGGGGCGTTTTATGGGCTAAAAAATGGCGTTTTGGGCATGGATTTGAGCGTGTCTTTTGGAGCGTTATCGGCGTTTGTTTATTCCCTTTATGCCATGTTGGTGTCTCAAGAAACTTACTTTGAAGCGAGCAGCACGATTTTAACGCTTGTTTTTGGCTCTAAGTTTTTGGAATTAAAGGCCAGGCTGTTTGCGAATGAAAAATGTCTGGCCCTAGAATCGCATGAAATCCATAGCGTGATTATTGTAGAAAAGGACAAGCAGATAGAAAAACACCCTAAAGATGTGGCGATAGGCTCTGTTGTTTGGGTGCCAAGCGGGGCTAAAATCGCTTTAGATGGCGTGCTTTTAAATAGCGCGAGCGTGGATGCGTCTTTGATCAGCGGGGAGTTTAAGCCTTTGGAATTGGGGGTTAATGATCCAATCTTAGGGGGTTATGTGAATGTGGGCGTGCCTTTTAGCTATCAAGTGAGCGCGACTTTTCAAAACTCACGCCTTTCTAGTTTGTTAGAAACTTTAAAAAAAAGTTTTTTAGAAAAGCCCTTAATTGAGAGCAGTGCGAATCAAATTGCGGATATTTTTTCTAAAGCGGTGTTGTTTTTAGCCTTTGTGAGCTTTCTATTATGGCAATTTGGTTTGGGGGGTAATTTTGAAAAAGCCTTAATGGTGTGTATTAGCGTGTTAGTCATAAGCTGCCCTTGCGCGTTCGCTTTAGCTACGCCCATTGCGTTAGTGATAGGGGTGTTTAAAAACCCTTTGATCGTGTTTAAAGAAGCGTTGTTTTTAGAAACCTTGGCTAAAGTGAAAAAAATCTTTATAGACAAAACCGGCACCCTCACGCAAAAAGAAGTCCTTTTAAAAGAAAAAATCATTTATGAAGAATTTGATGAAAGGCTTTTAAAGAGCCTTTTAAAAACTAGGGAGCATTTAGCCCATAGTGCGATTCTTAAATTATTACATGGCGATGAGGTTAATCTAGAAAAGATAGAGTTTTTCGCTCATGGCTTAAAAGCGAGCTATCAAAACGAAACTTTGCTAGTGGGGAGCTTGAAATTTTTAAACGCTATGGGGGTTGGTATAAAGGCTAAAGAGAGCACTAATATCATGGTAGGCTTTGCGAAAAACAAGACCTTATGCGCGTTATTCATTTTAGAAGAGCGTTTGAAAGCTAACGCTAAAGAAGTTATTCAGGCTTTACAAAATAAAGGCTTAGAATTAGAAATTTTAAGCGGGGATAATGAAAGCTCGGTTAAGGAGTGCGCGAAAAAATTAGGGATTTCTAAATATCATGCCAATCTGACCCCTGAAGATAAGGCTCAAATCGTCAGCTCTTATCAGGGCGTGTGCGCGATGGTAGGCGATGGCAATAATGACGCGCTAGCCTTAAAACAAGCGAGCGTTTCTTTAGGGTTTGAAAAAAGCGCTTTGAGTAAAAGCGCATGCGATATTTTGCTTTTAGAAGAGGATTTGAGTTTGCTAGAAAAAGCGTTTCATAACGCTCAAAAAGTCTATCAAGTGGTGTTGCAAAACATTGTTTTGAGCTTAATCTATAACGCTATTTTAATCCCAGTCGCTATGTTAGGATACATCAACCCTCTAATAGCGAGTTTGAGCATGAGTGCTAGCTCGCTCTTAGTGGTTTTAAATTCTTTGAGATTGAAACGCTCTTAA
- a CDS encoding CopD family copper resistance protein, translating into MDAIYPYVLVVHLLCAIIFIGYLFFDGVIFPNVKKMFGEEFANKANTGITQRAIKIMPLCVLGLVLTGGMMLSQYMGGDKGWCETPFQKILMLKVILALSIFLLVLFSLSCKFLGKKNPIGKYIHPITLTFGFLIAILAKTMWFV; encoded by the coding sequence ATGGATGCGATTTATCCTTATGTGTTGGTTGTTCATTTATTGTGCGCCATTATTTTTATTGGCTACTTGTTTTTTGATGGGGTAATTTTCCCTAATGTGAAGAAAATGTTTGGCGAAGAGTTTGCCAATAAAGCGAATACAGGAATCACTCAAAGAGCGATCAAAATCATGCCCTTATGCGTTTTAGGGCTTGTTTTAACAGGGGGCATGATGCTTAGTCAATACATGGGGGGCGATAAAGGCTGGTGTGAAACCCCTTTTCAAAAGATACTCATGCTTAAAGTGATCTTAGCGTTAAGCATTTTTCTTTTGGTGCTTTTTTCTTTGTCGTGTAAGTTTTTGGGTAAGAAAAACCCTATTGGTAAATATATCCACCCTATCACTCTAACTTTTGGCTTTTTAATCGCCATTTTAGCCAAAACGATGTGGTTTGTTTAA